A genomic region of Paenibacillus sp. PL2-23 contains the following coding sequences:
- a CDS encoding alpha/beta hydrolase, translated as MPFATVNGIKLYYKDRGSGLPIVCIHPPLLTSANFNYQSEQLSDAFRVITFDIRGHGASDQSEAPITYALIAEDIRQLLDHLGIDKAILCGYSTGGTVALEAMLAYPDRFLGGILLSAMSEASDLVLRTRIRIAIGLSAWKPAIRLLMLAITWGNSDSSQTFRQMIKRTRLGSPRSIHQYYRCSLSYNCTDRLARITSPVLLLYGEKDWGFKRYRLKLMNSLRHASLVLLNQKKHQLPTKAASEIHAAIREWVDLSGLEQPRREPGRKEDLQQAELPGAMTGMEVSGESRELH; from the coding sequence ATGCCTTTTGCAACGGTTAACGGAATCAAGCTCTATTACAAAGACAGAGGCTCAGGACTACCCATCGTCTGCATCCACCCGCCTCTCCTGACAAGCGCCAACTTCAATTATCAATCGGAGCAGCTTTCCGACGCGTTCAGAGTAATCACCTTCGACATCAGGGGACATGGCGCAAGCGATCAATCGGAAGCGCCCATCACATACGCCCTTATCGCGGAGGATATTCGTCAGCTGCTGGATCATCTCGGCATAGACAAGGCGATTCTGTGCGGCTACTCCACAGGGGGCACGGTAGCGCTGGAAGCGATGCTGGCTTATCCCGATCGCTTCCTTGGCGGAATCCTATTAAGCGCCATGTCAGAGGCCAGCGATCTCGTCCTGCGTACCCGTATACGGATCGCCATAGGACTGTCCGCCTGGAAGCCCGCTATACGCCTCCTCATGCTGGCGATTACCTGGGGCAACTCGGACAGCTCGCAGACCTTCCGCCAGATGATCAAACGGACCCGGCTAGGCAGCCCGCGCAGCATTCATCAATATTACCGCTGTTCCCTATCGTACAATTGCACCGACCGCTTAGCGCGCATCACAAGCCCTGTCCTGCTCCTGTATGGGGAGAAGGATTGGGGCTTCAAGAGATACCGCCTCAAGCTGATGAACAGCCTGCGCCATGCTTCTCTGGTCCTTCTGAATCAGAAGAAGCATCAGCTGCCGACCAAAGCGGCCTCGGAGATACATGCGGCGATTCGGGAGTGGGTCGACCTGTCAGGCTTGGAACAGCCGCGCCGAGAGCCTGGCCGGAAGGAGGACTTGCAGCAGGCGGAGCTCCCCGGCGCAATGACCGGCATGGAAGTCTCCGGAGAGTCGAGGGAGCTGCACTAG
- a CDS encoding RNA-guided endonuclease InsQ/TnpB family protein, giving the protein MIVTVTAKIKIKPSDSQMMALQQTMIAYRQGCNFVSALVFETSERRQSALHRMTYRTLRSTMGLRSQMAQSVLKTVRAKYKTILSSGHAWTRVQFKKPEYDLVWRRDYSLSAKLFSVNTLQGRIKIRFEAKGMETYFDGTWTFGTAKLVCKKQKWFLHIPVSKEMASPELKEIEHVAGIDLGINFVATVYDTEGRTLFFRGRGLKHKRANYQRLRSELQRKQTASSRRRLKKIGERENRWMTDVNHQVSKALVTRYGANTLFVLEDLTGIRRRAEKAKLKYRYVTVSWAFYQLRQMVTYKAKLAGSMAIAVDPKHTSQACPLCRHTVKENRDKRRHRFRCQACGYASNDDRIGAMNLCLKGKEYLLEGAGLA; this is encoded by the coding sequence ATGATCGTTACTGTGACGGCGAAAATCAAAATCAAACCGTCAGACAGTCAAATGATGGCCCTGCAACAAACGATGATCGCTTATCGTCAAGGCTGTAATTTTGTCTCTGCCCTTGTGTTTGAGACGAGCGAGCGCCGGCAGTCTGCCCTGCACCGAATGACGTATCGAACCCTGCGCAGCACGATGGGCCTGCGCTCTCAAATGGCTCAGTCGGTATTGAAAACGGTACGGGCTAAATACAAGACCATCTTGAGCAGCGGACATGCTTGGACACGCGTACAATTTAAGAAGCCGGAATACGATCTCGTCTGGAGACGGGATTACTCGCTAAGCGCAAAGCTATTCTCCGTCAATACGCTGCAAGGCCGCATTAAGATTCGCTTCGAAGCCAAAGGAATGGAGACTTATTTCGACGGCACATGGACATTCGGTACAGCCAAGCTGGTATGCAAAAAACAGAAGTGGTTTTTGCATATTCCAGTGTCTAAGGAAATGGCCTCTCCTGAGCTTAAGGAGATTGAACACGTTGCAGGGATTGATCTGGGCATCAACTTTGTAGCTACGGTGTATGACACCGAGGGGAGAACGCTGTTTTTTCGGGGAAGGGGACTGAAACACAAACGAGCAAACTACCAACGATTGCGTTCCGAGCTGCAACGCAAACAAACGGCTTCGTCCCGCCGCAGGCTGAAGAAAATCGGAGAACGAGAAAACCGCTGGATGACCGATGTGAACCATCAGGTAAGTAAGGCACTCGTTACCCGATATGGGGCGAATACGCTGTTTGTGCTGGAGGATTTGACAGGGATCCGCCGCAGGGCGGAAAAGGCAAAGCTGAAGTATCGGTATGTGACGGTATCGTGGGCGTTCTATCAGCTGCGTCAGATGGTGACGTATAAGGCGAAGCTTGCAGGATCGATGGCGATAGCCGTGGATCCGAAGCACACCTCGCAGGCGTGTCCCCTATGCCGCCACACGGTGAAAGAAAACCGGGATAAACGCAGGCATCGCTTTCGTTGCCAGGCATGCGGATATGCAAGCAATGATGACCGGATCGGCGCCATGAATCTCTGTTTGAAGGGAAAAGAGTACCTTCTTGAAGGTGCAGGCTTAGCATGA
- a CDS encoding nitrate reductase: MQQLLNRTPMLKPGMHVDTQCPFCSVQCKIRLTRQEAVPGERKPSYIVEGIPNKASEGRVCVKGMNAHQHVMSGERIVQPLVRVNGKLEPATWEEALGRIVDSFTSVTEEHGADAIGLYGGGSLTNESAYLLGKFARIGLGTRYVDYNGRFCMSAAASAGVKTFGIDRGLTCRLEDIPKAQCLILAGTNIAECQPTLMPYLTRAKENGATIIVIDPRVTGTSELADLHLQIRPGTDAGLANGLLKAVQLGGWMDEAFIKERTNGIEELLKHLETVSLAEIAELTGLEQSLIEKAAEQYGRAETGIILTARGVEQQTDGHVAVRNFLNLVLATGKIGKPGCGYGAVTGQGNGQGGREHGQKADQLPGYRLIENEEDRRYVAGVWGVEPDSLPRKGVSAYEMMELVHQGAIRSLFVMGSNPIMSNPNADLVEEALEKVEFLAVADLFLSETARLADVVLPVTAYLENDGTLTNLEGRVLLRESKVEAPGEARHDWSILCDLAARLGKADYFSFHSAEQIFEELRIATKGGVADYYGITYERLRREGGVYWPCPSVDESPGTGIMFEKRFAHPDGKAVFFPVPSRQPQELPDEEFPLTLTNGRVLSHYLTGVQTRRSATLAARNVDNFVEIHPKTAKAYKIEDGDWVEIRSRRGAFSVRCKISAGILENTLFVPMHWGGAQNVNKATSPELDPNCKMPGFKTATVSIRALKASLM, from the coding sequence ATGCAGCAATTGCTGAATCGCACGCCTATGCTGAAGCCGGGCATGCATGTCGACACGCAGTGTCCCTTCTGCAGCGTGCAGTGCAAGATCCGGCTGACGCGGCAAGAGGCAGTGCCTGGAGAGAGAAAGCCGTCCTATATAGTAGAAGGGATCCCGAACAAAGCGTCGGAAGGACGCGTCTGCGTCAAGGGCATGAACGCACATCAGCATGTCATGAGCGGCGAGCGGATCGTGCAGCCGCTGGTCAGAGTGAACGGCAAGCTGGAGCCTGCCACCTGGGAGGAGGCGCTGGGCCGCATTGTCGACAGCTTTACCTCCGTTACAGAGGAGCATGGCGCGGATGCAATCGGCTTGTACGGCGGAGGTTCCTTGACCAACGAGTCGGCGTATTTGCTGGGCAAGTTCGCCCGGATTGGGCTCGGCACCCGCTACGTCGATTATAACGGCCGCTTCTGCATGTCCGCCGCTGCTTCGGCCGGCGTCAAGACGTTCGGCATCGACCGCGGCCTGACATGCCGGCTGGAGGACATTCCGAAGGCTCAATGTCTGATTCTGGCCGGCACGAATATTGCGGAATGCCAGCCTACCCTTATGCCTTACCTCACCCGAGCCAAGGAAAATGGGGCCACCATCATCGTCATTGACCCTCGTGTGACGGGGACGTCGGAGCTGGCGGATCTTCATCTTCAGATCCGGCCGGGTACGGACGCCGGGCTGGCTAATGGTCTGCTGAAGGCTGTGCAGCTGGGCGGCTGGATGGATGAAGCGTTTATTAAGGAGCGCACCAACGGCATCGAGGAGCTGCTGAAGCATCTGGAGACGGTGTCGCTGGCGGAGATCGCGGAGCTGACTGGCCTGGAGCAGTCGCTGATTGAGAAGGCGGCGGAGCAGTATGGGCGTGCGGAGACGGGCATTATTCTCACAGCGCGCGGGGTGGAGCAGCAGACCGACGGCCATGTGGCCGTGCGTAATTTCCTGAATCTTGTGCTGGCTACGGGCAAGATTGGCAAGCCAGGCTGCGGTTACGGCGCGGTAACCGGTCAGGGCAACGGGCAAGGCGGCCGCGAGCACGGGCAGAAGGCGGATCAGCTGCCGGGCTACCGGCTGATCGAGAACGAGGAGGATCGCCGCTATGTGGCGGGTGTGTGGGGCGTGGAGCCTGACAGCCTCCCTCGCAAGGGTGTGTCCGCCTACGAGATGATGGAGCTGGTGCACCAAGGCGCGATTCGCTCCTTGTTCGTTATGGGGTCGAATCCCATTATGTCCAATCCCAATGCGGATCTCGTTGAGGAAGCGCTGGAGAAGGTGGAGTTCCTGGCCGTCGCCGATCTCTTCCTGTCGGAAACAGCGCGTCTGGCGGACGTTGTGCTCCCTGTTACGGCATATCTGGAGAATGACGGCACCCTGACGAATCTGGAGGGGCGAGTCCTGCTCCGGGAATCCAAGGTGGAGGCGCCTGGCGAAGCGCGGCACGACTGGTCCATCCTATGCGATCTGGCTGCTAGACTGGGCAAGGCCGACTACTTCAGCTTCCATTCCGCCGAGCAAATATTCGAAGAGCTCCGTATCGCTACCAAAGGCGGCGTTGCCGATTATTACGGCATCACGTACGAGCGGCTCAGACGCGAAGGCGGCGTCTATTGGCCATGTCCTTCCGTGGATGAGTCGCCGGGTACAGGCATCATGTTCGAGAAGCGGTTTGCCCATCCGGATGGCAAAGCGGTGTTCTTCCCAGTGCCAAGCCGTCAGCCGCAGGAGCTGCCCGATGAGGAGTTTCCGCTGACGCTGACGAACGGGCGGGTGCTGTCGCATTATTTGACCGGCGTACAGACGCGAAGAAGCGCGACGCTGGCAGCGCGGAATGTCGACAACTTTGTAGAGATACATCCCAAGACGGCCAAGGCCTATAAGATTGAGGACGGCGACTGGGTGGAAATCCGCTCCCGCCGCGGCGCGTTCAGCGTAAGATGCAAGATCAGCGCTGGCATTCTGGAGAACACCCTGTTTGTGCCGATGCACTGGGGAGGCGCTCAGAACGTCAACAAGGCCACAAGTCCCGAGCTGGACCCCAATTGCAAAATGCCGGGCTTCAAGACGGCGACCGTTTCCATCCGGGCGCTTAAAGCCTCGCTGATGTAG
- a CDS encoding DinB family protein, whose translation MKTLSRMLEHQYWANGRLAAAMKEQGADQPEALRLLRHMVMAERVWLTRLQGSDSSQLSIWDTSETLDELLAMLGQNEQGYREYFDRLSEERLDDIVDYRNQSGTPFRTSIRDILTHVTLHGHYHRGQINRILRMESLEPAGLDFILFARQM comes from the coding sequence GTGAAGACGTTAAGCAGAATGCTGGAGCATCAATATTGGGCCAATGGAAGGCTGGCTGCCGCGATGAAGGAGCAGGGGGCGGATCAGCCGGAAGCGCTGCGGCTGCTGCGGCATATGGTGATGGCGGAGCGGGTATGGCTGACCCGGCTGCAGGGGAGCGACAGCTCGCAGCTCTCTATATGGGACACCTCTGAGACGTTAGACGAGCTGCTTGCGATGCTTGGTCAGAATGAGCAGGGATACCGAGAATATTTCGATAGGCTCAGCGAGGAGAGGCTGGATGACATCGTGGATTACAGGAATCAAAGCGGAACGCCGTTTCGCACCTCCATCCGCGACATCCTGACTCATGTGACGCTTCATGGACACTATCACCGGGGCCAGATCAATCGGATCCTGCGGATGGAGTCGCTGGAGCCGGCGGGACTGGATTTTATTTTGTTCGCGCGTCAGATGTGA
- a CDS encoding bacterial transcriptional activator domain-containing protein: protein MPGKRMHVWARYVKAALQDNRIEEAVCRLENAVLLGERIELEALLLLPEEAVSASPLLQKARCEEWMQRGELLEARDGLKELLAPLAASGLRAPFLSALAQLAVLHIRIGQCGEAKPMLRFLLDERRTTDEGLELVGDVDYALARGCRLVEEEGAAYSQPYGCYDCAVEAYERDGQPVKAALAALDALIAGAAGMPEELWHERLAAFEQRVRGASLSEAYVDYARALRYAERDHAALMSDTAAPGQWSRRESRFIIETDKLAYPYGVRAELLLLRLTMAEGLDGEGLERIERSLHTSSAKEAVDLELRFEWLTARVEFAVLKGEQERALRLLAQAKAAVQMGSLAEGEARLARLEERVRLGQSAAVQERSGKLASESAVSPWRVRLFDDFAFEQEGRSIRDIRWKRSKTRELLLYLLLQPGYTARREQAAEALFPACEADKIDNRFYVVVHQLKGTLLQYLGSENSVVVKDGIIRLKDGLIDEADAERYMALGRVAAQLWPTDPGIAIAMMEQAVPMYGVIAPDMHGADWLESLRERLLVMQGEMLGRLYASALASGQLEAGEAAARERIRLQPLHEEAYQVLFDILRRQGRSAEAEYEFRRLSDLLERELGIGPAADTLRSMGGRSS, encoded by the coding sequence GTGCCGGGGAAGCGAATGCACGTTTGGGCGCGGTATGTGAAGGCTGCGCTGCAGGACAACCGAATAGAAGAAGCCGTCTGCAGGCTGGAGAACGCCGTTCTGCTCGGGGAGAGGATAGAGCTGGAAGCGCTGCTTCTGCTGCCGGAAGAGGCCGTCTCCGCATCTCCCCTGCTGCAGAAAGCTCGCTGTGAGGAATGGATGCAGCGGGGAGAGCTGCTGGAGGCGAGGGATGGGCTGAAGGAGCTTCTGGCCCCGCTTGCCGCCAGCGGACTGCGAGCGCCGTTCCTCTCGGCGCTCGCTCAGCTCGCTGTCCTGCATATCCGGATCGGCCAATGCGGGGAGGCGAAGCCGATGCTGCGGTTTCTGCTCGATGAGCGGCGGACGACGGATGAGGGGCTGGAGCTTGTCGGAGACGTCGACTATGCGCTTGCGAGAGGCTGTCGTCTTGTGGAAGAGGAGGGCGCAGCCTATTCGCAGCCGTATGGCTGCTACGATTGCGCCGTAGAGGCTTACGAGAGAGACGGGCAGCCGGTGAAGGCGGCCTTGGCCGCCCTGGATGCCTTAATCGCGGGAGCTGCCGGCATGCCGGAGGAGCTATGGCATGAACGGCTGGCCGCATTCGAGCAGCGGGTGAGGGGTGCAAGTCTTAGCGAGGCGTATGTGGATTATGCGCGGGCTCTTCGTTATGCGGAGCGTGACCATGCGGCCTTGATGTCGGATACTGCTGCGCCTGGCCAATGGAGCCGGAGGGAGTCTCGCTTCATCATCGAGACGGACAAGCTTGCTTATCCCTATGGCGTTCGGGCGGAGCTGCTGCTGCTCCGGCTGACGATGGCTGAGGGCTTGGACGGAGAAGGCCTGGAGAGGATAGAGCGTTCGCTTCACACAAGCTCGGCGAAGGAAGCGGTAGACCTTGAGCTTCGTTTCGAATGGCTGACAGCGCGTGTAGAATTTGCCGTTCTGAAGGGTGAGCAGGAGCGGGCGCTGCGGCTGCTTGCGCAAGCGAAGGCGGCCGTTCAGATGGGCAGCCTTGCGGAAGGGGAGGCGAGGCTTGCTCGGCTGGAGGAGCGGGTGCGCCTGGGACAATCCGCCGCTGTGCAGGAGCGCTCCGGGAAGCTCGCCTCGGAGAGCGCTGTCTCGCCTTGGCGTGTGCGGCTTTTCGATGATTTTGCCTTCGAGCAGGAGGGCAGGAGCATTCGGGACATTCGCTGGAAGCGGAGCAAGACGAGAGAGCTGCTGCTGTATCTCCTTCTGCAGCCCGGCTATACGGCGCGCCGGGAGCAGGCCGCCGAAGCGCTGTTTCCGGCCTGCGAGGCGGACAAGATCGACAACCGGTTTTATGTCGTTGTTCATCAGTTGAAGGGAACGCTGCTCCAGTATTTGGGCTCGGAGAACAGCGTTGTGGTGAAGGATGGCATCATCAGGCTGAAGGACGGGCTCATCGACGAGGCGGATGCGGAGCGTTACATGGCGCTTGGGCGGGTTGCCGCCCAGCTGTGGCCGACAGATCCGGGGATTGCCATCGCGATGATGGAGCAGGCGGTGCCGATGTACGGCGTTATCGCGCCTGATATGCATGGCGCGGATTGGCTTGAGAGCCTGCGGGAGCGGCTGCTCGTCATGCAGGGAGAGATGCTGGGCAGGCTGTATGCGTCGGCGCTGGCGAGCGGACAGCTGGAGGCGGGCGAAGCGGCTGCGAGGGAAAGGATAAGGCTGCAGCCGCTCCATGAGGAGGCCTATCAGGTGCTCTTCGACATTCTGCGGCGCCAAGGCCGAAGCGCGGAGGCCGAATATGAATTCAGGCGGCTCTCGGACCTTCTGGAGCGAGAGCTGGGTATTGGGCCGGCAGCCGACACGCTGCGCAGCATGGGAGGGCGTTCATCATGA
- a CDS encoding AAA family ATPase — MKMVNKNANANVKSNGNTKPNVASFAAAAKQRAFIAPSPGKLQTAARGEKRYFDYTDTVRRILFGLEERFGCSFRLYYQDDSNDMWDLLEEDLRRGDPGVEHAASLYDLVETDTFRYEADPLGAGLLSGGYEIRPSVRNNLFQYPLFRIAFARIPRETMHGLGYEDLIFAPDDESLREFLMDMRERQLADRKIIVYSDTRDGLERESMAAAAVTRDDVFMDESLKTHIYRSVDEFFSEEASFFKTYSIPYKRGILLYGKPGNGKTTLVKSIASTIGAPVAYWQITEFTNSESISEVFSAAVRMAPMVLVIEDIDSMPESCRSFFLNILDGVASKEGVFLIGTTNYPERIDPALMNRAGRFDRAYEVKLPDERLRLAYLLRKGMERVVDRGEVEVLARKTDGFTFAQLSELYVSAALQLHYEGKADPARIADEMKSDFGKSRTGDWMSEDKAKSVGFV; from the coding sequence ATGAAGATGGTGAACAAAAACGCAAACGCGAACGTAAAATCAAACGGAAATACAAAGCCAAACGTCGCTTCGTTTGCTGCTGCTGCCAAGCAAAGGGCGTTTATCGCGCCTTCGCCAGGCAAGCTGCAGACAGCCGCGCGAGGGGAGAAGCGGTATTTTGACTACACGGATACGGTTCGTCGCATCCTGTTCGGGCTGGAGGAGAGGTTCGGCTGCTCCTTCCGTCTCTATTATCAGGACGACAGCAACGACATGTGGGATTTGCTGGAGGAGGATCTTCGCAGAGGCGATCCCGGCGTGGAGCATGCGGCGAGTCTGTACGATCTCGTGGAGACGGACACGTTCCGCTATGAGGCGGATCCGCTGGGCGCGGGTCTGCTGAGCGGCGGGTACGAGATCAGACCGTCCGTCCGCAACAATCTGTTCCAGTATCCGTTGTTCCGCATCGCTTTTGCGAGGATTCCTCGCGAGACGATGCACGGGCTTGGCTACGAGGACCTGATCTTCGCTCCCGATGACGAGTCGCTGCGCGAATTCCTGATGGATATGCGGGAGAGACAGCTGGCGGATCGCAAAATCATCGTATACAGCGACACAAGAGACGGTCTGGAGAGGGAGAGCATGGCCGCCGCTGCCGTCACACGCGATGACGTGTTTATGGATGAGTCGTTGAAGACGCATATTTACCGCTCGGTGGATGAGTTTTTTTCGGAGGAGGCTTCGTTCTTCAAGACCTACAGTATCCCGTACAAGAGGGGAATTCTGCTGTACGGGAAGCCAGGCAACGGCAAGACGACGCTGGTGAAGTCGATCGCCTCGACGATCGGGGCGCCCGTCGCTTACTGGCAGATTACGGAGTTTACGAACAGCGAATCCATCTCCGAGGTATTCTCCGCCGCAGTGCGTATGGCGCCCATGGTGCTGGTCATCGAGGACATCGACTCTATGCCGGAGTCGTGCCGCTCCTTCTTCCTCAACATTCTGGACGGCGTCGCCTCCAAGGAAGGTGTGTTCCTCATCGGTACAACCAACTATCCGGAGCGGATCGACCCCGCTCTGATGAATCGAGCCGGCCGATTCGACCGCGCGTACGAGGTGAAGCTCCCGGACGAACGGCTGAGGCTTGCCTACCTGCTGCGGAAGGGCATGGAGCGGGTTGTGGATCGCGGCGAAGTAGAGGTGTTGGCCCGCAAAACGGATGGCTTCACGTTCGCACAGCTCAGCGAGCTGTACGTATCGGCGGCGTTGCAGCTCCATTATGAGGGCAAGGCCGATCCCGCTCGCATCGCGGACGAGATGAAGTCGGATTTCGGCAAAAGCCGCACCGGCGACTGGATGAGCGAAGACAAAGCGAAGTCGGTAGGGTTTGTATAG
- a CDS encoding RtcB family protein — translation MSNEQAYYRRIDLPAGDLHVYASDPLFRDMGHKVLEMANNNLQIPNIRYMSYTPDAHVGVGTCIGTTAVWEMEGGYVSPSIVGSDIGCGMRVHVTNLKAEELKDVKLRRKLVKAIERFIPVENHARGHFSDIRLEQVLLKGLHGLPGKYVPDSYTPKRATSLTHVESSAFRFDENALNRLPEPLWHRSHRQLGTLGGGNHFVEIQAVQVDEGGRATAEKWGLEDGQVIVMLHSGSRAWGGAVNQYCVSEVAKTMSKLGLGTADPKLKYAPLDSAAGDAYLNLMYSALNYAIVNRHLLAYAVREAFRDTLGKAVEMRTLYDLMHNYACEEEENGESLFIHRKGATRALPAGHPGNPEPYRETGHPALIPGSMGTSSYLMVGADAGTANYYSICHGAGRIRSRNATKQLVTVDEFASSMRVGRDDEIVVNHRALEAILDESPQAYKNVDHIIESVVGAGLASVVAKCSPLATVKGV, via the coding sequence ATGAGCAACGAACAAGCCTATTACAGGCGAATCGACCTGCCCGCAGGCGATCTGCACGTCTATGCCAGCGATCCGCTGTTCCGCGACATGGGACACAAGGTGCTGGAGATGGCGAACAACAATTTGCAAATTCCGAACATCCGCTATATGAGCTACACGCCTGACGCGCACGTGGGAGTCGGAACGTGTATCGGCACGACGGCCGTGTGGGAGATGGAGGGCGGGTACGTCTCGCCATCTATCGTGGGCAGCGATATTGGCTGCGGCATGCGTGTTCACGTAACCAACCTGAAGGCGGAGGAGCTGAAGGATGTGAAGCTCCGGCGCAAGCTGGTGAAGGCGATTGAACGATTCATTCCTGTGGAGAATCACGCCAGAGGACACTTCTCCGATATCCGGCTGGAGCAGGTGCTTCTCAAGGGGCTTCACGGCCTGCCGGGCAAATACGTGCCGGATTCGTACACGCCGAAGAGGGCCACCTCGCTGACGCATGTCGAGAGCAGTGCCTTCCGCTTCGACGAGAACGCGCTGAACCGGCTGCCTGAGCCGCTCTGGCATCGATCGCACCGCCAGCTTGGCACGCTGGGAGGCGGCAATCATTTTGTCGAGATTCAAGCGGTTCAGGTGGATGAAGGCGGTCGCGCCACGGCGGAGAAGTGGGGGCTGGAGGATGGCCAGGTCATTGTGATGCTCCATAGCGGCTCTCGCGCTTGGGGAGGGGCGGTCAATCAATATTGCGTCTCTGAAGTGGCCAAAACGATGAGCAAGCTCGGACTCGGCACCGCCGATCCCAAGCTGAAGTACGCGCCGCTGGACAGCGCTGCGGGCGACGCCTACCTGAACCTGATGTACTCCGCGCTGAACTATGCGATCGTGAATCGGCATCTGCTGGCGTATGCGGTGCGCGAGGCGTTCCGCGATACGCTGGGCAAAGCGGTTGAGATGCGGACACTCTACGACCTGATGCACAATTACGCCTGCGAGGAAGAGGAGAACGGTGAGTCGTTGTTCATCCATCGCAAGGGCGCTACGCGGGCGCTTCCAGCCGGTCATCCCGGCAATCCGGAGCCGTACAGGGAGACGGGTCATCCCGCGCTTATTCCCGGCTCCATGGGGACGTCCTCGTACTTGATGGTTGGAGCTGATGCAGGCACGGCCAACTATTATTCCATCTGCCACGGAGCGGGACGTATCCGTTCGCGGAACGCGACCAAGCAGCTGGTGACCGTCGACGAGTTCGCCTCGTCGATGCGCGTGGGGCGGGACGACGAGATTGTCGTCAATCACCGCGCCCTGGAGGCGATCCTCGACGAGTCGCCGCAGGCCTACAAGAACGTCGATCATATTATTGAAAGCGTCGTTGGCGCGGGATTGGCGTCCGTTGTGGCCAAGTGCAGTCCGCTGGCGACGGTTAAGGGAGTGTAG
- a CDS encoding SpoIIE family protein phosphatase: MRIEGEAGLALRFLGLFGAGAALVLFWITMESLFIKRLTFAYLFEFSLPATLGLLAGMMVMLEGYVLSRFRRIARLSADRVNDDAVSKLLLRLPYELFWLTVAYALLFIPFYHVIHYAFEGHSFVQVDEYYRLNFVRSFLYELAISLTAAILHFAVARRLIRPALLGLTNAKGERRKGRSFMSMLTTAFCVLLLVNLLSILWYVLVARIKHHPIDIGIMAWIVGLELVFAASIYWLLASQFRRELMVLTDRLRGLLAGGRSEGAAMPILSDDETGTLAAAYNRLHEQMSQSYEELATELRLARQFQEQLLPPSMERAGRYAMAACSSPRTEVGSGFYDMIPLEGGRLAVVAGEVSGEGLPAALQMSALLLLLRAEIHVDGSPRSMLDRFNRSLADVFPKEARISAALAVMDAARGTVELAVEGAMSAWLSEGEGEPAGVVLNGEAHFGAGRRLVLYSEEVSRIWLEEQERDLRLHGLRADEELDRQLAPEWSRYREKALVATGDFTVLVIACGTEEEEAG, translated from the coding sequence ATGAGGATCGAGGGAGAAGCTGGACTTGCGCTTAGATTCCTTGGACTGTTCGGAGCGGGAGCGGCGCTTGTACTCTTCTGGATTACCATGGAGAGCCTGTTTATTAAGCGGCTGACCTTCGCCTACTTATTCGAATTTTCGCTGCCCGCTACGCTGGGGCTTCTGGCAGGCATGATGGTTATGCTCGAAGGCTATGTGCTGTCCAGATTCAGGCGAATTGCAAGGCTGAGCGCGGACCGGGTGAACGATGATGCCGTCAGCAAGCTGCTGCTGCGGCTTCCCTACGAGCTGTTCTGGCTGACGGTTGCGTATGCGCTGCTTTTTATCCCCTTCTACCATGTTATCCATTACGCCTTCGAGGGGCATTCGTTCGTTCAGGTGGATGAATATTACCGGTTAAACTTCGTCAGAAGCTTTCTGTACGAGCTCGCGATCAGCTTGACGGCTGCGATCCTGCATTTTGCCGTTGCGCGCAGGCTCATTCGGCCGGCTCTGCTCGGGCTGACGAATGCCAAGGGAGAGCGCCGGAAGGGGCGCAGCTTCATGTCTATGCTGACGACGGCCTTCTGCGTGCTTCTGCTCGTCAATCTGCTGTCCATTCTGTGGTATGTGCTGGTAGCGCGAATTAAGCATCATCCTATAGATATTGGCATTATGGCTTGGATTGTCGGGCTGGAGCTTGTATTCGCCGCGTCCATCTATTGGCTGCTTGCCTCGCAATTCCGCCGGGAGCTTATGGTGCTGACGGACAGACTGCGCGGCCTGCTCGCGGGAGGCAGGAGCGAAGGGGCGGCTATGCCGATTCTCTCCGACGACGAGACGGGAACGCTGGCGGCTGCTTACAACCGTCTTCATGAGCAAATGAGCCAAAGCTACGAGGAGCTGGCCACGGAGCTCCGTCTCGCCCGGCAATTCCAGGAGCAGCTGCTGCCTCCCTCGATGGAGCGCGCGGGGCGATATGCCATGGCCGCCTGCTCAAGCCCGAGGACGGAGGTAGGCAGCGGCTTCTACGATATGATTCCGCTGGAGGGCGGCAGGCTTGCCGTTGTGGCGGGCGAGGTATCCGGCGAGGGCTTGCCGGCCGCCTTGCAGATGTCGGCGCTGCTGCTTCTGCTGCGCGCCGAAATTCACGTCGACGGTTCACCGCGATCCATGCTGGATCGCTTCAATCGCTCGCTGGCGGATGTTTTTCCGAAGGAGGCCCGAATATCGGCTGCATTGGCTGTCATGGATGCCGCTCGAGGCACAGTTGAGCTCGCGGTGGAAGGGGCTATGAGCGCCTGGCTGAGCGAGGGAGAGGGGGAGCCAGCCGGTGTGGTGCTGAACGGGGAAGCGCACTTCGGGGCGGGCAGGCGCCTGGTGCTCTACTCGGAGGAAGTCTCCCGAATATGGCTGGAGGAGCAGGAGAGAGACCTCCGTCTTCATGGGCTGCGGGCGGATGAGGAGCTTGATCGTCAGCTTGCTCCCGAATGGTCCAGATACCGGGAGAAGGCGCTGGTGGCGACGGGCGACTTCACTGTCCTGGTTATTGCATGCGGTACCGAAGAGGAGGAAGCCGGATGA